In the Armatimonadota bacterium genome, ACGGCGGAAGGTGTGCTCTACGAGCGCCTGGCCGCCGGCAAGGTGCGCTGCCTGGCCTGCGGGCACCGGTGCGTCATCTTCCCCGGACACCGCGGCATCTGCCAGGTGCGCTTCAATGCCGATGGTGCGCTGCGGGTGCCGTGGGGGTACGTCGCCGCGCTCCAGTGCGATCCCACAGAGAAGAAGCCGTTCTTCCACGTGCTGCCGGGGTCCCAGACGCTGACCTTCGGGATGTTGGGCTGCGACCTGCACTGCCCCTACTGCCAGAACTTCGTCACCTCCCAGGCGTTGCGGGACCCCATGGCGGGCGCGCCACCGCAGGACGTCACGCCCGAGCTGCTGGTGGACCTGGCGCTGCGCCATGGCGCCCGGCTGGTCGGTAGCTCCTACAACGAGCCGCTGATCACCGCCGAGTGGGCGGTGGCCGTCTTCCGCAAGGCGAAGGAGGCCGGTCTGCGCACCTGCTTCGTCAGCAACGGGAACGCGACCCGCGAGGTGCTGACGTTCCTGCGGCCCTGGTGCGACTGCTACAAGATCGACCTGAAATCGATGAACCCGAAGAACTACCGGTACCTGGGCGGGGTGCTCGACCGCGTCCTGGAGGCCATCAAGATGGTGCACGCCATGGGCTTCTGGCTCGAGGTCGTGACCCTGGTCGTCCCGGGATGGAACGACAGCGACGCGGAGCTGCGTGAGGCGGCGGAGTTCATCGCGGCGGTCTCCCCGGACATTCCCTGGCACGTCACGGCGTTCCACCCCGACTACAAGATGACCGACTACGCTGCCACGCAGGCGGCCACGCTGGTGCGCGCGGCCCGCCACGGGCAGGCCGCGGGCCTGCGCTACGTCTACGCGGGCAACCTGCCCGGCCGGGTCGGCCCCTACGAGCACACCTTCTGTCCCGGGTGCCGGACGCTGCTGGTGGAACGGGTGGGCTACCAGGTCCGCCAAAATCGCCTGGCTGCCACCGGCGGGCGGTGTCCGGCGTGCAGCATGGAGATCCCCGGGATCTGGTGCTGAAGGCCACGTTGCGGCCCGTACCGGTGCGTCCGGCAGACCGAAGGTCTGCGGGCCTCCAGGCTCCTGGAACGTGCGGGCTTCTTGGCTCGGGCGTTCACCAAAGATTCACGAGGCGTTCACCCTGGGTCCACCCGCTGGCCGTATGGTGGATGGAGAGGGTCTGCTACGGGATGGCCTCGCCGCCATGGGACAGGAGGGATGGGCGATGACAGGTCGAGATGTAGCGGTGGTGCTGCTGGTCGTGCTGGGCGTCCTGGTCCTGCTGCCTGCGCTTGGCTGGATCGGCATGATGGGTGGGTGGATGGGCCCGGGCATGATGGGGCCGGGCATGATGGGCGGTTGGGGCGGCCGGTGGGGCGGCGGATGGGGCATGCCGCTCCTGGGCCTCGTGTTCTGGGCGCTGATCGTGACCGGCATCGTGGTGGGTGTGGTGGCGCTCGTGCGGCGTCCGGCCCAAGGTGCCGGCGTGACCGGCGCGGTCCCGTCGGCCCCCGCCGGGTCGCAGACAACGGAGACGCCCCTGGCGATCCTCAAGCGCCGGCTGGCCAGCGGCGAGATCACCCGCGAGGAGTACGAGGCCTTGAAGAAGGAAATCGCGTCGTCCTGACGATGGCGCGCACCATCCTGGTCGTCGACGACGAGCCGGAGATCACCGCGATCCTGCGGCGCTACCTGGAGCAGGACGGGTACCGCGTGGTGGAAGCGCGCGACGGTCGGCAGGCTCTCGAGGCGTTCCGACGTGAGCGGCCACATCTGGTGGTGCTCGACCTGATGCTCCCCGAGATCGACGGCTGGGAAGTCGCCCGCCAGATCCGGGCTGCGGGGAACACGCCCATCATCATGCTGACGGCGCGCAGCGAGGAGACCGACCGGCTGGTGGGGCTGGGGCTTGGCGCTGACGACTACGTCGTCAAGCCCTTCAGCCCCCGCGAAGTGGCTGCCCGCGTGCGCGCGGTGCTGCGGCGCGCGACCGGCGAGGTGCCGGCCGAGGTGCTGGCCGTCGGCGACCTGGAGATCGACACAGGGCGCATGGAGGTGCGTCGCGGCGGCGAGACGATCACCCTGACGCCCACCGAGTTCCGGCTGCTGGCGGCGCTGGCGCGCGCTCCCGGCCGGGTGTTCACGCGCCTGCAGCTCATCGATCAGGTCTACGGGCACGCCTTCGAGGGCTACGACCGCACCATCGACGCCCACGTCAAGAACATCCGGCAGAAGCTCGAGCCCGACCCACGGCGGCCGCGCTACCTGCTGACGGTGCATGGGGCCGGATACCGCCTGGCGGATCGCCCTGGCGAGCGTCCGCCGTGACCTCACGCCGATGGCGGGCGCACGGTGCCAGCGCGGCGACACAGCGGTGGTCCGTGGAAGACCAATGAGCGCCCTGCGCCGGCCGCGGGCGCTCGATGCCGGGCGACGCCTCACCTGTGGCGGCCGCCCCAGGCTGTGTGGCCGTTGGAGCCGTTAGAGGCGGCCCGACGCGGAACTTCCGCGTGCACGTGCGGTGCGCCCCAGGCTGTGTGGTCGTTGGAGCCGTTAGAGGAGGCCGCGTGAGCCTGCAGCGCAGGTTGATTCTGGCCTTCGTGGCGGTGGCCGTACTCTCGGTGGCCTGCGTGGCCGCCATCACGAGCCGGGCTACCCGGACCGAGTTCCAGCGCTACCTGTTCGGCCCGCCGCGGGCCGGCCCCGGCGCGGGCATGCCCCACGCGCGCGACGCCGGCATGCAGGCGATGATGCGGCGCATGATGGGCGCCCCCGAGCTGCGGTTCCTGGCCGCGTTGCGGCGGGCGACGTGGCTGGCGGCGCTGGTGGGCGTGGTGGCCGCGGTGCTGCTGGGCATCGCCGTGACCCGCTACCTGACCGCGCCGCTGCGCCAGATGGCGGAGGCAGCGGGCCAGATCGGTCAGGGCCAGCTGGCGCAGCGGGTAACAGTACCCGCCGATGACGAGCTGGGGGCCCTTGCGCGCGCCTTCAACGCCATGGCCGCCAACCTGCAGCGGCTGGAAGAGAGTCGGCGACAGCTGGGCGCCGACATCGCCCACGAGCTGCGCACGCCCTTGTCGGTGCTGCAGGCCAACCTGGAGGGGATGCTGGACGGCGTGGTGGCGCCGTCGCCGGAGCGGCTGGCCGCCCTGCACGGGCAGGTCCGTCTGCTGTCACGGCTCGTGGACGACCTGCGCGACCTCTCCCTGGCGCAGGCCGGGCAGCTGCCGCTGCACCGTCGGCCGACCGACCTGGCGGCGCTGGCGGCGGAGGCGGTGGCCGCCGTTGCAGCAGCGGCCGAGGAGAAGCAGATCCACGTGGACTCCCGCGTGGCAGGGCCGGTGTCGCCGGTGTCGGTGGACCGCGAGCGTGTCCTGCAGATGTTGCACAACCTGCTCCACAACGCATTGCGACACACGCCACGCGGCGGCCGGGTGACGGTGGGGGTCGACGCGGGTCCCGGGCGGGTGCAGCTGTGGGTGCAGGACACAGGGCCCGGCATTCCGCCCGAGGACCTCGAGCGCATTTTCGAGCGGTTCGTCCGGCTCGACGCCTCACGCACGCGGGCGACCGGGGGCAGTGGCCTGGGGCTGGCGATCGTCCGGGCGCTGGCCGAGGCCCATGGCGGCACGGTCACCGCCACCAGCGCGCCGGGCCAGGGCAGCCGGTTCACGATCACGCTGCCCGTCGTGACAGGCGATGCAAGCGCCGCCGGCCCCGCGCAGGACGGCGCGGACGTCTCGTAGCCCTACGCCGGCGCCAGCACGTGTTCCAGCAGGACGACCCGGTCCGCCACCGCGTCGTAATGCGGCCAGGCGGTGCTCAGGATCACCTGCCGTTCCTTCGCGGCGGCCACCAGCAGCGGCAGCATCGCCCGGCGGCGTGCCTCGTCCAGGTGCGCGAACGGCTCGTCCAGGAAGAGCGGCGGCCGTCGGTCGCCCGTCATCACGTCCAGCAGGGCCAGGCGTAGGCAGAAGTAGAGCTGGTCGGCCGTTCCCTGCCCCAGGTCCGCCGGGTCGCGCCAGCCGTCCTGTGCGTGTACCACCGGGCGGAGAGTCCGATCGTCGATCGCGACCCGGGTGAGGGCGCCGCCCGTGGCGGTCGCCAGGTAGGCCGACGCGCGGCGCTCCAGCACCTGCCGGGCGGGGTAGACCGAGTGCGCGCGGGCTTCCTCGAGCATGCGCAGCGTCAGCGCCGCGACCTGGAGTGCCCGTCGGTCGCGGGCGGCGCGCGCCTCGAGCACGGCGATCGCCTCTTCCAGGCTCGCAGCCTCCTCGGCCCGGCCGCGCGCCTCCTCGATGGCGGCCTCCAGGCGCGCGCGACGCTCGCGCAGCTCCTGGAGATCGGCGTCCAGCCGGCGGACCTGGTGCTCGACGTCGTCGGGGGAGGCGGCCGCACCGCGCGCGGGAGCCGGGATCGCCTCCAGCGCGGCGCGTATGCCCGCCAGGTCCTGCGCCAGCGCCTCCAGGCGCCGCTCGAGCGCTGCCTTTGGGTCTGGGCCCCACACCGCGCGCAGTGCTGCCCGCAGCTCCTCGCGCTCGCGCAGCTGCTCCATGTAACTTGAGAACCGCTGCTCCACGTCTTCCAGGCTGGCGCTGCCGATGGCCTGCAGGCGCGCCGTCACGGCCGCCTCGGCCTCGGCGAGCTGGCCCTGCAGGACGTCGACGCGTCGGCGAAGGTCGAGCACGCGCTGTTCCTGCTGCCGGTAGTCGGTACCCGTCTCGACGATGCGTCCCCGGTAGCGCATCCCCGTGACGGTGACGCCGCCGGCGGCAGCCAGCACGAGCCAACCCAGCCAGTGCTGCAGCGCGGCGACGATGCCGGCGCCGCCCACCACGCCGATCGCCCCCGCCGTAACCAGCGCCCACCCTCTGGCGCCCAGCTGGCGGACGGCGTGGTGCGCCGTGGCCAGCCGCTCCAGCACGCGTTCCTCCCGGGCCGCCTGGTCGCGGGCCGTGGCCAGGTGCTGCTGCACCTGGAGGTACTGCCGCCGCGCCTGGAACAGGCTGGCGACCAGCGCCTCCTGATGCGCGGAGAACGCGGCCAGGGCGGCATCCAACTCGGCCAGGCGCCGGAGCTGGTCCTCGACGCGGGCCAGCTGCGCGCGCACGTCCGCGGCTTCGCGGGCGAGCGCCTCCTCCCGCTCCTTGAGCTCGACAGTCTGGCGGAGTGCGCGCAGCAGCGCCGTCTGGGCTGCCAGCTCGCGCTCGGTGGCCGCGGTGCGCTGCGCCAGATCGTCGAGCTCGAGCTGGTGGCGTCGCAGGCGCTCGTCCTGCTGGCGCAGCGCGGCCAGCTGGGCCCGCAACTCGGCGACGCGCGCGGCGGCGCCGTGCGGCCCGTGCAGGGCAGCAGTGAGCCGGCTGCGCTGCTCGCCCACCAACTGCATCGCCTCCTGCAGCCGCGCAGTACCCGCGCCGGCGAGCACCCGGGAGAGGTGGGTGGCCAACAGCCGACGGTCGTCGGTGATCCGCGCCAGGCCGGCGTGCCCCACGAACGCCACCGCCCGGTAGGCGGCCTCGGGGGAGATGCCGATCCAGTCCACCAGGCGTCGGTGCACGTCGCGGGGTGCCTCGAGACGCTCCGCGCCGTCGGCGCGCTGCAGCAGGATCGTGTCGGCTTCCAGATCGCGGCGCAGCAGCCAGCGCGCGCCGTCGACCTCCAGGTCGATGGTGATCTCGCCGAGCCGGTCCTGGCCCCACGGCCGCAGCCGCTGGGCCTCCTCGGGACGCACCGGGTGACCGAACAGCCCGGCGAAGACCGCCTCCAGCACCGTCGTCTTGCCCGCGCCGTTGGGTCCGCGGACGACCGTGAGACCGGGTGCGAAGGTCGCGGTGTAGTCTGCAAACCGCCGGTACCGCCGCAGGCGCAGCTGTACGATCCTCACAGGGGCCTCCGTCCTTCCAGCTCTTTCTGCGACGTCCAGGCCGTCCGGTACCGGCCCCGCGCAGCCGGCTGCACGGTCGTCATGGGCCCTGCCGTCCTTCCAGCAGCGCCAGGCCCAGCCGTAGCGCCGCTGCTGCGATCCGACGCGCCTCGGGGTCGGGCGCACGCTCCAGCTCGCGGCGCGCTACCGTGAGGAAGGCGCTCGCTGCCGAGAGCTCGGGGAACCGGGTGGCGGCCGTCTCTGTGGCAGCCACCGTCGTCTCGTCCTCCAGGTCCAGCGCCAGGAACGCGTCGCGGGCGCCGGCCAGCGCGCGGTCGAGGTCGATCGGCTGGTCGGCGCGCAGGGCGCCGGTCAGGCGGACCACTGCCGCCAGGTCCGGGCTGCCCAGCGCCCGGATGGCCGCGACCAGGTCGTCGGTGTGAGCGTACGCTGCGGCGTCGAGCGTCAGACGCTGGAAACGGCGCCGGGCCACCGGCACGGGGATCACGTGCGCGTGGTCGTTGCAAAACTCCACCAGCACCGGTCCGCCGTCCCCTTCGACGGGCGCGACCAGCTCCGGGGCCCCCGGGAAGAGCGCGCGCACACGGTCCGAACCGACCTCCCGGCGCACGGGCGAGTTGCCCAACGCCAGGTAGTGAGCGCCGGAGGCGTCGATCAGCCTCCGCAGCAGGGCCAGCGCTTCGTCGCTCTCGGGCACCTCCAGGCAGGCCGCGCCTACCAGGTAGGGACGGCGCGGATAGCGTGCCAGGGCCGCGAGGAAGTCCGCCGACACCGGGGCAGCGCCCCACGAGATCCCCACGATCGTGATGGCGCCGTCGGCGACGTCTATGGCCCGAGGTGCCGCGGGAAAGACGGTGACGCGCTCGAGGTCGGCGAAGGCGCCCAGGGCGTAGGTGCGGTCGACCACGGGGTCGAGGGGACCCGCGGCGATGAGGACGGGGATGGCCCGGGCGGTGAAGCGCGCGAGCTGGTCCCGGGCGAACTGCAGGAGGTCCCGCGAGGGGACCGGCGTGCCAAACAGGTTTCCGGTGACGAGGACGGCTGCCGGCTGCAAGTCGATGCCGGCGTCCACGGCGCGCACGAAGGCCTCGCGGACCTGGCGTCGGTGCGCGGCGCCGGCCTCACCGAGGAAGGGGAACGCTGCGCCCAGCCGGACGTCGGCCAGGTGGTAGAGGGCCGGCCCGCAGCGGGGCCCGCCGAAGGCGGAAGGCGACGGACTCTGCGTCA is a window encoding:
- a CDS encoding ATP-binding protein, which gives rise to MSLQRRLILAFVAVAVLSVACVAAITSRATRTEFQRYLFGPPRAGPGAGMPHARDAGMQAMMRRMMGAPELRFLAALRRATWLAALVGVVAAVLLGIAVTRYLTAPLRQMAEAAGQIGQGQLAQRVTVPADDELGALARAFNAMAANLQRLEESRRQLGADIAHELRTPLSVLQANLEGMLDGVVAPSPERLAALHGQVRLLSRLVDDLRDLSLAQAGQLPLHRRPTDLAALAAEAVAAVAAAAEEKQIHVDSRVAGPVSPVSVDRERVLQMLHNLLHNALRHTPRGGRVTVGVDAGPGRVQLWVQDTGPGIPPEDLERIFERFVRLDASRTRATGGSGLGLAIVRALAEAHGGTVTATSAPGQGSRFTITLPVVTGDASAAGPAQDGADVS
- a CDS encoding response regulator transcription factor, producing the protein MARTILVVDDEPEITAILRRYLEQDGYRVVEARDGRQALEAFRRERPHLVVLDLMLPEIDGWEVARQIRAAGNTPIIMLTARSEETDRLVGLGLGADDYVVKPFSPREVAARVRAVLRRATGEVPAEVLAVGDLEIDTGRMEVRRGGETITLTPTEFRLLAALARAPGRVFTRLQLIDQVYGHAFEGYDRTIDAHVKNIRQKLEPDPRRPRYLLTVHGAGYRLADRPGERPP
- a CDS encoding AAA family ATPase — its product is MRIVQLRLRRYRRFADYTATFAPGLTVVRGPNGAGKTTVLEAVFAGLFGHPVRPEEAQRLRPWGQDRLGEITIDLEVDGARWLLRRDLEADTILLQRADGAERLEAPRDVHRRLVDWIGISPEAAYRAVAFVGHAGLARITDDRRLLATHLSRVLAGAGTARLQEAMQLVGEQRSRLTAALHGPHGAAARVAELRAQLAALRQQDERLRRHQLELDDLAQRTAATERELAAQTALLRALRQTVELKEREEALAREAADVRAQLARVEDQLRRLAELDAALAAFSAHQEALVASLFQARRQYLQVQQHLATARDQAAREERVLERLATAHHAVRQLGARGWALVTAGAIGVVGGAGIVAALQHWLGWLVLAAAGGVTVTGMRYRGRIVETGTDYRQQEQRVLDLRRRVDVLQGQLAEAEAAVTARLQAIGSASLEDVEQRFSSYMEQLREREELRAALRAVWGPDPKAALERRLEALAQDLAGIRAALEAIPAPARGAAASPDDVEHQVRRLDADLQELRERRARLEAAIEEARGRAEEAASLEEAIAVLEARAARDRRALQVAALTLRMLEEARAHSVYPARQVLERRASAYLATATGGALTRVAIDDRTLRPVVHAQDGWRDPADLGQGTADQLYFCLRLALLDVMTGDRRPPLFLDEPFAHLDEARRRAMLPLLVAAAKERQVILSTAWPHYDAVADRVVLLEHVLAPA
- a CDS encoding SHOCT domain-containing protein, which translates into the protein MTGRDVAVVLLVVLGVLVLLPALGWIGMMGGWMGPGMMGPGMMGGWGGRWGGGWGMPLLGLVFWALIVTGIVVGVVALVRRPAQGAGVTGAVPSAPAGSQTTETPLAILKRRLASGEITREEYEALKKEIASS
- the amrS gene encoding AmmeMemoRadiSam system radical SAM enzyme → MSTTASPPAATAALAAVLDARTAEGVLYERLAAGKVRCLACGHRCVIFPGHRGICQVRFNADGALRVPWGYVAALQCDPTEKKPFFHVLPGSQTLTFGMLGCDLHCPYCQNFVTSQALRDPMAGAPPQDVTPELLVDLALRHGARLVGSSYNEPLITAEWAVAVFRKAKEAGLRTCFVSNGNATREVLTFLRPWCDCYKIDLKSMNPKNYRYLGGVLDRVLEAIKMVHAMGFWLEVVTLVVPGWNDSDAELREAAEFIAAVSPDIPWHVTAFHPDYKMTDYAATQAATLVRAARHGQAAGLRYVYAGNLPGRVGPYEHTFCPGCRTLLVERVGYQVRQNRLAATGGRCPACSMEIPGIWC